A stretch of the Arachis stenosperma cultivar V10309 chromosome 6, arast.V10309.gnm1.PFL2, whole genome shotgun sequence genome encodes the following:
- the LOC130935533 gene encoding bZIP transcription factor 29-like, protein MESFDQRNNSGVFGSSAAVPRPPSNNNRLNAFNQMGAGGSENPKPGIGIPPSHPSTNLPYSQYIASQNQHHLGSQRLRSPNLSPGSSSSSSHSRSMSQPSFFSLDSLPPLSPLTYRDPAASPVAAATSFGDSMDVSMEENLGSTHTAPSLTVNRGHSLPPRKGHRRSNSDSPLGISGLVQSYSQSVPTKNVSDRDNSVSKGENTGFEKPIQLVLKEPNKDMVHFDCFTGEAMGKKEDCIDDLFNAYMNLDNIQNMNFPGMEDKDLDSRTSGSKTVESSDNEVESHANGKTTSAQGATSSYKEERKEGIKRGSSGDIAPVGRHRRSFSLDSSIGDFQLEDESSKLPPLQNRFGQHSPSNSIDGKTSDTSIEFVKREFSSDELKKIMESDKLTEIAMADPKRAKRILANRVSAARSKERKTRYISELEHKVQTLQAETTSLSTQFTKLQMDNSELKSLNNEYKLKLQALEQQSQLKDALNETLDAEVRRLRRTVANLGGDPLL, encoded by the exons atggaatcttttgatcaaaGAAACAATAGTGGAGTGTTTGGTTCTTCAGCTGCAGTTCCTAGACCACCATCGAACAATAACAGATTGAATGCTTTTAATCAGATGGGTGCAGGTGGCTCTGAGAATCCGAAGCCGGGTATTGGTATACCGCCATCACACCCTAGTACCAATTTGCCATATTCTCAGTATATAGCTTCTCAAAACCAACACCATTTGGGTTCTCAGAGACTGCGTTCCCCCAATTTGAGCCCAGGGTCCTCATCATCTTCGTCGCATTCGAGGTCTATGTCCCAACCCTCATTCTTTTCCCTTGATTCCTTGCCACCATTGAGCCCTTTGACTTATCGAGACCCTGCTGCTTCTCCGGTGGCAGCTGCAACCTCTTTTGGTGATTCAATGGATGTGTCTATGGAGGAAAATTTAGGTTCCACTCATACTGCACCTTCTTTGACCGTCAACAGAGGTCATAGTCTTCCTCCTCGCAAGGGGCACAGGCGCAGCAATAGTGATTCCCCTTTAGGAATATCCGGTCTTGTTCAATCTTATTCTCAGTCAGTTCCTACTAAGAATGTGAGCGACCGGGACAATTCGGTCTCCAAAGGAGAAAACACTGGTTTTGAGAAGCCAATTCAGTTAGTTTTAAAGGAGCCAAATAAGGATATGGTCCATTTTGACTGCTTTACTGGAGAAGCTATGGGCAAGAAAGAGGATTGCATAGATGATTTATTTAATGCGTACATGAATTTGGATAACATACAAAATATGAACTTTCCTGGCATGGAAGATAAGGATTTGGATAGCAGAACTAGTGGTTCAAAGACAGTTGAAAGTAGTGACAATGAAGTAGAAAGTCACGCGAATGGAAAGACAACTTCTGCTCAGGGAGCAACTTCAAGCTATAAAGAAGAACGGAAGGAGGGTATCAAGAGGGGTTCTAGTGGAGACATTGCACCGGTAGGCCGACACCGGAGAAGCTTTTCATTGGATAGTTCCATCGGGGATTTTCAGCTTGAAGATGAATCTTCTAAGCTGCCTCCTTTGCAAAATCGATTTGGTCAACACTCGCCTAGCAATTCAATAGATGGTAAAACATCTGACACCAGTATAGAGTTTGTAAAGCGTGAATTCAGCTCAGATGAGTTAAAGAAAATAATGGAAAGTGACAAGCTCACTGAGATTGCCATGGCAGATCCAAAGCGTGCAAAACG GATTTTGGCTAATCGTGTCTCAGCTGCTCGGTCAAAGGAAAGGAAAACACGATATATTTCTGAACTGGAGCATAAGGTGCAAACTCTTCAGGCAGAAACAACCTCATTGTCTACTCAATTTACTAAACTACAG ATGGATAATTCAGAGCTTAAAAGTTTGAATAATGAGTACAAATTGAAGCTTCAAGCCTTGGAACAACAGTCCCAATTGAAAGATG CTTTGAATGAGACCTTGGATGCTGAAGTTCGGCGATTAAGGCGCACTGTCGCAAATCTTGGTGGAGATCCCCTCCTCTAA
- the LOC130933313 gene encoding cytochrome P450 83B1-like: MESLVVILSLVSIFVLFIITQRNTRTRTRSRTPLPPGPKGLPLIGNLHQLDAKSPHHYFRELSKHYGPIMSFKLGSTQALVISSSKLAKEVLKTHDLKFASRPPYLGLRKLSYNGLDLGFAPYSPYWREMKKLCVLHFFSSQRVHSFRPFREQEVANMIRRISQHEDSNKVVNLSDTLMFFTNTLICRVAFGKEYGNEYHVVDEELGCGQRSKLQVLLNEAQALLVEFYFSDHFPMLGWVDWLRGILWRLDKNFKELDKFYERVIFDHMDSARANKSNEQQVKDIIDIFLEMMNDHSLSFDLTLDHIKAVLMNIFIAGTDPSAGTTVWAMNELLKNPKAMKKLQSEIRGLFGDKDFINEDDIQRLPYLKAVIKETLRMFPPSPLLLPRETIETCNIEGYEIKPKTLVYVNAWAIARDPKNWKDPEEFCPERFIENPIDLKGNDFELIPFGSGRRICPAMNMGLVTIEIALANIVHSFDWSLPIGFDNEEMFDTQVKPGITMHKKNDLFLVAKKHVP; encoded by the exons ATGGAGAGCCTAGTTGTTATTCTAAGTTTAGTATCCATCTTTGTTCTCTTCATTATCACACAAAGAAAcacaagaacaagaacaagatcAAGAACACCACTTCCACCTGGCCCTAAAGGCCTTCCTCTAATTGGAAATCTCCACCAACTTGATGCCAAATCCCCACATCACTATTTTAGAGAACTCTCCAAACACTATGGCCCCATCATGTCCTTCAAACTTGGTTCAACCCAAGCCCTTGTTATTTCCTCATCAAAATTAGCCAAAGAAGTGTTAAAGACACATGACCTCAAATTTGCAAGTAGGCCACCTTACTTAGGCCTAAGGAAATTGTCATATAATGGCTTGGACTTAGGTTTTGCACCTTATAGCCCTTATTGGAGAGAGATGAAGAAGCTTTGTGTTTTGCACTTTTTTAGCTCTCAAAGGGTCCATTCTTTTAGACCCTTTAGAGAACAAGAGGTTGCAAACATGATTAGGAGGATATCCCAACATGAAGATTCAAACAAAGTTGTAAACTTGAGTGACACTTTGATGTTTTTTACCAACACTTTGATATGTAGGGTTGCTTTTGGGAAAGAGTATGGTAATGAGTACCATGTTGTTGATGAAGAATTAGGGTGTGGCCAAAGGAGCAAGTTGCAAGTGTTGCTAAATGAGGCTCAAGCATTGTTGGTTGAGTTTTACTTTTCAGATCATTTTCCCATGTTGGGGTGGGTTGATTGGCTTAGAGGAATACTTTGGAGGCTAGATAAGAACTTCAAGGAATTGGACAAGTTCTATGAAAGAGTTATCTTTGACCATATGGATTCAGCTAGGGCTAATAAATCCAATGAGCAACAAGTTAAAGACATCATTGATATCTTTCTAGAGATGATGAATGATCACTCACTCTCCTTTGATCTCACTCTAGATCATATAAAAGCTGTGCTCATG AACATCTTTATAGCTGGAACAGACCCAAGTGCAGGTACAACAGTTTGGGCAATGAATGAACTTTTGAAGAACCCTAAAGCTATGAAAAAGCTTCAAAGTGAAATTAGAGGTTTATTTGGAGACAAAGATTTCATAAATGAAGATGACATTCAAAGGCTTCCATATCTCAAAGCAGTAATAAAGGAAACACTAAGAATGTTCCCACCATCACCACTACTCTTACCAAGAGAAACAATTGAAACATGCAACATAGAAGGTTATGAAATAAAACCAAAAACTTTAGTCTATGTCAATGCATGGGCCATAGCAAGGGACCCCAAGAATTGGAAAGACCCAGAAGAGTTTTGTCCTGAAAGATTCATTGAGAATCCAATAGATCTCAAAGGGAATGACTTTGAGCTAATTCCATTTGGTAGTGGAAGAAGAATTTGCCCTGCCATGAACATGGGGTTGGTTACCATAGAAATTGCATTAGCAAATATTGTTCACTCATTTGATTGGAGTTTGCCAATTGGGTTTGACAATGAAGAAATGTTTGACACGCAAGTGAAGCCAGGGATAACCATGCACAAGAAAAACGACCTTTTTCTTGTGGCCAAGAAACATGTACCTTAA